CTCGTACACGCTAAAGAAGAAGTCGGCAAAGACGTTTGCAGCGTCCTCCGGATTCTCAGCGGTGGAACCGTTGAGCGAAATCCTTGTTGGAAGGACACTGGTACGTTTCCTGCTCCTCACGTATTTCCAGAATGACGATGGGTTGTCTTTCAGGTCCACTTGCACCCGATTCAAGTAATCGCGAAAGAGTGAgtcttgcagcaattcgtacTCGATTTCCAGACGGTCGACAGCGGTTTGATTTTCTGGTGTGCCGGCTTTGAACAATCTTTTACGTGCTTTCCTCAGAATGTTCCGACGATTTCGCAGATCAGCATTCCACCATGGAAGCTTCTCAGTCCGGTTGCGTGAGACACGCTTTGAGGGAACGAACTGTCGCACGATTTCGTAAAGGACGTCGTAGAAGATCGTAGTCGAAGTATTGGAGTCCTGATCTTGCAGAATGTCATCCCAGTCAATGCTGCTGAGGGATTCGGTGACACGGTCAAAGTCACAGCGACTGAAATCCGGCTCAGCATCCTCGATTCTCGTTGCCACGCCTGGGATATCGGGGAAGTCCACCCGAAGAATGAACGGCTTGTGATGACGATCCGTTCTGAGGATCGGTTTGGGCGGCTCGATCAGTTCGACTGAGAGCGTATCGTTGACAAACGCAAGGTCGAGGATTCTTCCGTTGACATTAGCCAGCGAGCAGATTTGGAGAAGTCCCGTTGCAACAACATTTTCGGTCAGCGCCAGCTCTTGTTCCGTAGATGCGTTTAACGGAATGAAACCGTTTACGTCCACGTCAAAGGTCCATGCAAGATGCGGTAAGTTGTAATCGCCGGTTACAATAATCGAGTCATCATTAGATGACAGATCAACAAGCTCCTGAACGGCGGTCCCATGTGAGGTGTAGACGTCTGGAGGGCTGTTTGGGCGTATATAAATACAGCACACGTAGACGGTATGATTCCGGGCTTTAATCCGAACCGCAACCTGCTCGAGATGCTCGTATCCCGCAGAAAGAACACGTGTGCACGTAAAATCATGCGCCTTCTTTACTGCAATGAGCACGCCGCCTCCCCTACTGCGATCGCTCGTCAATTCGTTCCGGTCCTGGCGAAACAAGTTGTAGTTTGACGACAACTCCGCATCCACGATGTCATCCTGCAACCATGTTTCCGACAGCGCAATGACGTCGTAATCGCTGCTGGCCAGGGCGAGGAAAAACTGCTTCGTCTTAGTACGCATACCACCAGCATTTTGGTAGTATACGGTAATAAAGCTCAGCGTGCCTTTGGATTGCTGCAAACTTTGATGATTCAGTGCGGGACTACTGTCGTTAATTTGATTGTACTCGCCTGTGGGTGGAGGTCGGAAGCCCCCGCTGCCGTGTCCGTACACAGGGTCGGGACGACTCTGATGGCTCGTGCTAACACCCGGGCTGGAACGTTGCGATGACTCGACTGTGTACGGGGGGCGGGGGCATTCCTCACTACCTTGGTGCGTGCGTCCCGACGTATCTGATTCATCAGAGCGGTGATTGGCAGTGATGAACGGCGTAATTGTGACGGGGAAGCAGGGAAAATCCACGTGGTCCGGCAGATCAGCTATTTCAGCACGTGCACATTGAAATGTACAATCCTGTTCCGGGACGGAGAATGCTGAATTGTCTGCAAGTCGTGGTTGCGGTTCGGTAGTGGGCACGTAGCGTTGGCTGAAAACCTCGGGAACATCAGGTGGCAGAATAGTTCTGGGAAACCACATGTACTTGCCTGAAAGCAGTGCGCGGCTGACCCCGCTTCTGGTCCCGTTCACAGGGCCGGGACGACTGTGCTGGCTCGAACTCAAACAGGAAAGCGCGTTGGTGGTGAAGGGCACGGCTGTGACGGGGAAGCGGGGTTCAACCTCAATGCCTCGGTACATGCGTCCCGGACCATCAGCGACACATCTCTCGGCGACTGCTAGCATTTCTTCGTCGACGGCTCGCAGCTTACTAGAAAGTGACAACGCATCAGGGCGCGGTGAGGTTCTTAACGGATGAGTGTACTTGCCTGAGGTGGCAGCTTGGAAGGCCCCGTTGCCGTGACCGAACACAGGGCCGGGACGTGCAGCTGAACCGGAAAAATAGTTTGATGATGGTGAATGGTTTGGCTCAACTGTGACGGGGGCACGGGGCACTTCCAAACGGCTTTTGGTAAAACGTCCCATGACAGCAACACAGATGAGATGTCTGGAACATTCG
This sequence is a window from Culex pipiens pallens isolate TS unplaced genomic scaffold, TS_CPP_V2 Cpp_Un0210, whole genome shotgun sequence. Protein-coding genes within it:
- the LOC120432092 gene encoding RNA-directed DNA polymerase from mobile element jockey, whose translation is MGRFTKSRLEVPRAPVTVEPNHSPSSNYFSGSAARPGPVFGHGNGAFQAATSGKYTHPLRTSPRPDALSLSSKLRAVDEEMLAVAERCVADGPGRMYRGIEVEPRFPVTAVPFTTNALSCLSSSQHSRPGPVNGTRSGVSRALLSGKYMWFPRTILPPDVPEVFSQRYVPTTEPQPRLADNSAFSVPEQDCTFQCARAEIADLPDHVDFPCFPVTITPFITANHRSDESDTSGRTHQGSEECPRPPYTVESSQRSSPGVSTSHQSRPDPVYGHGSGGFRPPPTGEYNQINDSSPALNHQSLQQSKGTLSFITVYYQNAGGMRTKTKQFFLALASSDYDVIALSETWLQDDIVDAELSSNYNLFRQDRNELTSDRSRGGGVLIAVKKAHDFTCTRVLSAGYEHLEQVAVRIKARNHTVYVCCIYIRPNSPPDVYTSHGTAVQELVDLSSNDDSIIVTGDYNLPHLAWTFDVDVNGFIPLNASTEQELALTENVVATGLLQICSLANVNGRILDLAFVNDTLSVELIEPPKPILRTDRHHKPFILRVDFPDIPGVATRIEDAEPDFSRCDFDRVTESLSSIDWDDILQDQDSNTSTTIFYDVLYEIVRQFVPSKRVSRNRTEKLPWWNADLRNRRNILRKARKRLFKAGTPENQTAVDRLEIEYELLQDSLFRDYLNRVQVDLKDNPSSFWKYVRSRKRTSVLPTRISLNGSTAENPEDAANVFADFFFSVYEAVAPSASNDYLNDLPTYDIDFPQPEFSQAEVKSALDAVDPSKGAGPDRLPPSFIKRLSEHLAKPVSVIFNRPLSEGTFPDEWKLAAITPIHKTGSTTAAENYRPISILSCLPKVFEVLIHEGMYSVAQVVISEFQHGFVKKRSTVSNPEHG